Proteins from a single region of Streptomyces sp. Tu 3180:
- a CDS encoding MFS transporter → MTTAEQTPTRTQEPGTPDQSRWMAVAVVALGTFLLVTAEQLPIGLLTSVGSALSVSEGTAGLMVTVPSIVAGFAAPLVPMVVGALDRRILLLGLMALMTVANLGSALAPNFAVLVGSRVLVGIAVGGFWAVAAGLAVRLVASADVPRATAIIFGGVGAANVFGVPLGTLVGDLTGWRIAFCALSALALVTLIALLAVLPRLVASQNIRPNLLMEQLRNPGVRVGVIATVLLVFGHFAAYTFVSPALQDLSGIDERYVGPLLFGFGAAGMIGNFVAGAALSRHVHRSVLAIAVAMTAAMPLFLLLGRTAIGGAILLIIWGLAFGGVSVGLQTWMIKAAPQAVEAASSLWVAVFNLSIGFGALAGGIIVDTLTLQGSLWLGGACALLAALAIRTARTNDAVR, encoded by the coding sequence TTGACGACCGCAGAACAGACCCCCACCCGGACACAGGAACCAGGGACGCCGGATCAGAGCCGCTGGATGGCGGTGGCCGTGGTGGCGCTGGGCACCTTCCTGCTGGTGACCGCCGAGCAACTGCCGATCGGTCTGCTGACCTCAGTGGGGTCCGCACTGTCGGTCTCCGAGGGGACGGCAGGACTAATGGTGACGGTGCCCAGCATCGTCGCCGGGTTCGCGGCACCGCTGGTCCCGATGGTCGTCGGGGCGCTGGACCGACGCATCCTGCTGCTCGGGCTGATGGCCCTGATGACCGTCGCGAACCTGGGCTCCGCCCTGGCGCCGAACTTCGCAGTGCTGGTGGGCTCCCGAGTGCTGGTCGGCATCGCGGTAGGCGGCTTCTGGGCGGTCGCCGCCGGCCTGGCGGTCCGGCTCGTTGCGTCTGCGGACGTGCCACGCGCCACCGCGATCATCTTCGGCGGCGTCGGAGCCGCGAACGTGTTCGGCGTCCCGCTCGGCACCCTGGTCGGCGACCTGACCGGTTGGCGCATCGCCTTCTGCGCGCTCAGCGCCCTGGCGCTGGTGACCCTGATCGCCCTGCTCGCGGTACTGCCGCGGCTGGTCGCCTCCCAGAACATCCGCCCCAACCTACTGATGGAGCAGCTCCGCAACCCGGGCGTGCGCGTCGGCGTCATCGCGACGGTGCTCCTCGTGTTCGGCCACTTTGCCGCTTACACATTCGTCAGCCCGGCGCTGCAGGATCTGTCGGGGATCGATGAGCGCTATGTCGGTCCGCTGCTGTTCGGGTTCGGTGCGGCCGGCATGATCGGCAACTTTGTCGCAGGTGCGGCGCTCTCTCGCCACGTGCACCGCAGCGTGCTGGCCATCGCCGTGGCCATGACGGCCGCGATGCCGCTCTTCCTGCTCCTGGGCCGGACCGCAATCGGCGGCGCCATCCTGCTGATCATCTGGGGTCTGGCCTTCGGTGGTGTGTCCGTGGGCCTCCAGACCTGGATGATCAAGGCCGCTCCGCAAGCGGTGGAAGCGGCCTCCTCGCTGTGGGTGGCGGTGTTCAACCTGTCCATCGGTTTCGGCGCGCTGGCCGGCGGCATCATCGTCGACACGCTCACGCTCCAAGGCTCGCTCTGGCTCGGTGGCGCCTGCGCCCTGCTCGCCGCCCTGGCGATCCGGACCGCCCGTACCAATGACGCCGTGCGCTGA
- a CDS encoding NAD(P)/FAD-dependent oxidoreductase, translating into MTSPQAPAPDELAVLRQRYRRERERRIRPDGPRQYLDADAESGFCAADPYVGEVAGREPLRDTVDVAVIGGGFGGILAGARLRRQGVERVRVVDKGGDFGGTWYWNRYPGVHCDIESHVYLPMLDETGYVPEWKYSPGEEIRQHAVRIAQESGLYADALFSTTVTELTWEESSRTWIVATDRGDAFRATYVITATGTMTEPKLPGIPGIGDFGGRTFHTSRWDYAYTGGGPGGGLTGLADKRVGVVGTGATGVQVIPMLAEDAGHVYVFQRTPSTVDVRANRRTTAGDVGADREGWARERRENFLRVVSGGAFDEDLVADGWTSSAPLLEKLLPSFRRTGDREAFEAAYEVADAAKMNEVRARVERTVTDPATAEKLKPWYRYACKRPTFSDTYYPAFNRSNVTLVDTADTHGIERVTGNGVVVGGTVYELDCLIFATGFSVGVSGVHSGKLPVHGRGGTRLLDAWARHGVRTLHGFTSNGFPNLIRMGSLQNASSVNFTHVLDEQAVHAAALVAAAEAGGALVEPSREAEDAWLATLAEGAPDHEWFHAECTPGYYNREGRGRPNGPAAYPHGAPAFHELLRRWREESMDEALS; encoded by the coding sequence ATGACGTCCCCCCAGGCGCCGGCCCCCGACGAACTCGCGGTGCTGCGGCAGCGCTACCGCCGCGAGCGTGAGCGGCGCATACGGCCCGACGGCCCGCGCCAGTACCTCGACGCCGACGCCGAGTCCGGCTTCTGCGCCGCCGACCCGTACGTGGGCGAGGTGGCAGGGCGCGAGCCGCTGCGCGACACCGTCGACGTGGCTGTCATCGGCGGCGGGTTCGGCGGCATCCTCGCCGGGGCGCGGTTGCGCCGGCAGGGCGTGGAACGCGTCCGCGTCGTCGACAAGGGCGGTGACTTCGGCGGCACCTGGTACTGGAACCGGTACCCGGGCGTCCACTGCGACATCGAGTCCCACGTGTACCTGCCGATGCTCGACGAGACCGGATACGTACCGGAGTGGAAGTACTCCCCGGGCGAGGAGATCCGGCAGCACGCGGTGCGGATCGCGCAGGAGTCCGGCCTCTACGCGGACGCCCTGTTCTCCACCACCGTCACCGAGCTGACCTGGGAGGAGAGCTCCCGCACGTGGATCGTGGCCACCGACCGCGGCGACGCGTTCCGGGCGACGTACGTCATCACCGCCACCGGCACCATGACCGAGCCGAAACTGCCGGGGATACCCGGCATCGGGGACTTCGGGGGGCGCACCTTCCACACGTCCCGCTGGGACTACGCCTACACCGGCGGCGGCCCGGGCGGCGGCCTGACCGGGCTCGCGGACAAGCGCGTGGGCGTCGTCGGCACCGGCGCCACCGGCGTGCAGGTCATTCCGATGCTGGCCGAGGACGCGGGACACGTCTACGTCTTCCAGCGCACCCCCTCCACGGTGGACGTGCGCGCCAACCGCCGCACCACGGCCGGGGACGTCGGCGCGGACCGCGAGGGCTGGGCCCGCGAGCGCCGCGAGAACTTCCTGCGCGTCGTCTCGGGCGGGGCGTTCGACGAGGACCTCGTGGCGGACGGATGGACGTCGTCGGCACCCCTCCTGGAGAAGCTGCTGCCGAGCTTCCGGCGCACCGGTGACCGGGAGGCCTTCGAGGCCGCCTACGAGGTCGCCGACGCCGCCAAGATGAACGAGGTGCGCGCCCGCGTCGAGCGGACGGTCACGGACCCGGCGACGGCGGAGAAGCTCAAGCCCTGGTACCGGTACGCCTGCAAGCGCCCCACCTTCTCCGACACGTACTACCCGGCGTTCAACCGGAGCAACGTCACCCTGGTCGACACCGCCGACACCCACGGCATCGAACGCGTCACCGGGAACGGCGTCGTGGTCGGCGGGACCGTGTACGAACTCGACTGCCTGATCTTCGCCACCGGATTCTCCGTCGGCGTCTCCGGCGTCCACTCCGGCAAGCTGCCCGTCCACGGCCGGGGAGGAACCCGGCTGCTCGACGCGTGGGCACGGCACGGCGTCCGCACCCTCCACGGCTTCACCAGCAACGGCTTCCCGAACCTGATCCGGATGGGTTCCCTGCAGAACGCCAGCAGCGTCAACTTCACCCACGTCCTGGACGAGCAGGCCGTGCACGCCGCCGCCCTCGTCGCGGCAGCCGAGGCCGGGGGCGCCCTCGTCGAACCGTCCCGCGAGGCCGAGGACGCCTGGCTCGCCACCCTGGCCGAGGGCGCCCCCGACCACGAGTGGTTCCACGCCGAGTGCACTCCCGGCTACTACAACCGCGAAGGACGCGGGCGCCCGAACGGCCCGGCCGCCTACCCGCACGGCGCCCCCGCCTTCCACGAACTCCTGCGCCGCTGGCGGGAGGAGTCCATGGACGAGGCGCTCTCCTAG
- a CDS encoding SMP-30/gluconolactonase/LRE family protein, protein MRRLRNRSLAVLATLGTLALAGCGTDTRTPGDGATSPGPDGTVTAHRFMRLTTVHEETGMTLLEGPVFGEDGRLVVVDVTAPAGEPKVMRVDVRKKTVRKVFTDSRGAYTSAQFSPHDGRLYLSDFAHGEIVSLAPGGGDRRTFFTGEVDGARMQPDDIAFDRDGDLYVSDSLGLSEGEARGRVVRIDRDGGDATVLADGLAATNGISFDIGYRGLWISELTENRISYLPVGKRAGATGRHTAVRVDGGVAQADSIAVDADGNLYQALHGRPAMAVYDRYGKRLATVEVPARAEGLESATNVAITPGGTRAYMTVSGPAGGYLYTFDALAEGVRQSNGG, encoded by the coding sequence ATGCGACGACTCCGGAACCGGTCCCTGGCCGTGCTCGCCACGCTCGGCACCCTGGCCCTGGCCGGATGCGGCACCGACACGCGCACTCCCGGCGACGGGGCGACGTCCCCCGGCCCGGACGGGACCGTCACCGCCCACCGGTTCATGCGACTGACCACGGTCCACGAGGAGACCGGAATGACCCTGCTGGAGGGCCCGGTCTTCGGCGAGGACGGCCGGCTGGTCGTCGTCGACGTCACCGCACCCGCCGGAGAGCCGAAGGTGATGCGCGTCGACGTCCGGAAGAAGACGGTGCGGAAGGTCTTCACCGACAGCCGGGGGGCCTACACCTCGGCCCAGTTCAGCCCGCACGACGGCCGGCTCTACCTGTCCGACTTCGCCCACGGCGAGATCGTCTCCCTGGCCCCCGGCGGCGGCGACCGGCGCACCTTCTTCACCGGCGAGGTCGACGGCGCCCGGATGCAGCCCGACGACATCGCCTTCGACCGGGACGGCGACCTGTACGTCAGCGACTCCCTCGGCCTGTCCGAGGGCGAGGCGCGCGGCCGCGTGGTGCGCATCGACCGCGACGGCGGGGACGCCACCGTCCTGGCCGACGGTCTCGCCGCCACGAACGGCATCTCGTTCGACATCGGCTACCGCGGGCTGTGGATCAGCGAGCTGACGGAGAACCGGATCTCCTACCTTCCCGTCGGCAAGCGGGCCGGGGCGACCGGCCGGCACACCGCCGTCCGCGTCGACGGCGGCGTCGCCCAGGCCGACTCGATCGCCGTGGACGCGGACGGCAACCTGTACCAGGCGCTGCACGGCCGGCCCGCGATGGCCGTGTACGACCGGTACGGCAAACGCCTCGCGACGGTGGAGGTCCCGGCCCGCGCCGAAGGACTCGAGTCGGCGACCAACGTGGCGATCACGCCCGGCGGGACCAGGGCGTACATGACCGTCAGCGGACCCGCCGGCGGGTACCTGTACACCTTCGACGCACTCGCGGAGGGCGTACGGCAGTCCAACGGCGGCTGA
- a CDS encoding TetR/AcrR family transcriptional regulator, translated as MTQRPTSDEPRPANRGPGAAAGNRAALVTAAREIYAVHGLDAPLSGIARRAGVGQGVLYRHFPDRNAIAAAVLEENVRQIEQAADAEDATLAGVLGVVTWHLTQSAAFIGLLHADGVSGRFHAHAFARDLSERVERALRRCLPDGHRLGAPDAPDDLMLAVAMVSGAATGPTREEREHRALAAWRLLGVTVGPVRPFEG; from the coding sequence ATGACCCAACGCCCCACGTCGGACGAGCCGAGGCCCGCGAACCGGGGACCGGGGGCCGCCGCCGGCAACCGGGCCGCTCTGGTCACCGCCGCCCGGGAGATCTACGCGGTGCACGGTCTGGACGCTCCACTGTCCGGGATCGCGCGCAGGGCCGGGGTCGGGCAGGGCGTGCTGTACCGGCACTTCCCCGATCGCAACGCCATCGCGGCCGCGGTCCTGGAGGAGAACGTGCGCCAGATCGAGCAGGCGGCGGACGCCGAGGACGCGACCCTCGCCGGGGTTCTGGGAGTGGTGACCTGGCACCTGACGCAGTCGGCGGCTTTCATCGGCCTCCTGCACGCCGACGGGGTCAGCGGCCGTTTCCACGCCCACGCGTTCGCCCGGGACCTGTCCGAGCGGGTCGAGCGCGCCCTGCGGCGGTGCCTGCCGGACGGGCACCGCCTGGGTGCTCCGGACGCGCCGGACGACCTCATGCTCGCCGTCGCCATGGTCTCCGGAGCCGCCACCGGCCCCACTCGCGAGGAGCGCGAGCACCGGGCGCTGGCGGCCTGGCGGCTGCTCGGCGTCACGGTGGGACCGGTGCGGCCCTTCGAGGGGTGA
- a CDS encoding TetR/AcrR family transcriptional regulator: MTAPRGRTGRPPLTEARRTEIRREIARAAVDLFVTQGVASTTGEQIGRAVGLSARTVWRYFPSKESCVRPLFSEGIDTIAAFLREWPPGRPLEKALDRWLTTGQGIAGGPDRATVGALVRLTRTEPGLRAVWLQTYDEAEPAFARALAERAGLPADDLSVRIRAAMFNAALRAAVEHYAWRGDPAEGEYAAEEGEGAAAAAVLEATLRQALAVAAEGVG, translated from the coding sequence ATGACCGCACCCCGTGGCCGCACGGGACGGCCGCCCCTGACCGAAGCGCGCAGGACCGAGATCCGGCGGGAGATCGCCCGGGCCGCGGTGGACCTGTTCGTCACCCAGGGCGTCGCGTCCACGACCGGCGAACAGATCGGCCGGGCCGTCGGCCTGTCGGCGCGCACCGTGTGGCGCTACTTCCCGAGCAAGGAGAGCTGCGTGAGGCCGCTGTTCTCGGAGGGCATCGACACGATCGCCGCCTTCCTGCGGGAGTGGCCGCCCGGCCGGCCCCTGGAGAAGGCCCTGGACCGGTGGCTGACGACGGGGCAGGGCATCGCCGGCGGCCCGGACCGGGCCACCGTCGGCGCCCTGGTCCGGCTCACCCGGACCGAGCCCGGGCTGCGCGCCGTCTGGCTCCAGACCTACGACGAGGCGGAGCCGGCCTTCGCCCGCGCCCTGGCCGAACGGGCCGGGCTGCCGGCCGACGACCTGAGCGTGAGGATCCGTGCGGCGATGTTCAACGCGGCCCTGCGCGCGGCGGTCGAGCACTATGCCTGGCGCGGCGATCCCGCCGAGGGCGAGTACGCGGCGGAGGAGGGCGAAGGCGCCGCCGCCGCGGCCGTGTTGGAAGCGACCCTGCGCCAGGCCCTCGCGGTCGCCGCGGAGGGGGTCGGGTAG
- a CDS encoding SDR family NAD(P)-dependent oxidoreductase: protein MAGAFDGRGVIVTGAGSGIGRAAALAFAAEGARVLVADIDAEGAASTVEAVEKSGGTGVAVTGDLGDRDVVDRVTRTAVERFGGVDVLVNNAGIMDGMTALADVTDAQWERVLRVNLTAPFLLTRAVLPHMLAAGRGAIVNTASEAGLRGSAAGAAYTASKHGVVGLTRNLAVMYRKQGIRANAIAPGGTATGIVVDADPAGHGPAALGPHFVNLGRLAQPEEQAAAILFLASDAASNINGAILPVDDGWAAV, encoded by the coding sequence ATGGCCGGCGCATTCGACGGACGCGGCGTCATCGTCACCGGGGCCGGGTCGGGGATAGGCCGTGCCGCCGCCCTGGCCTTCGCCGCCGAGGGCGCCCGGGTCCTGGTCGCGGACATCGACGCCGAGGGCGCCGCGTCGACGGTCGAGGCGGTGGAGAAGTCCGGTGGCACCGGGGTCGCCGTCACCGGCGACCTCGGCGACCGGGACGTCGTGGACCGGGTGACCCGGACCGCCGTCGAGCGCTTCGGCGGCGTGGACGTCCTGGTGAACAACGCCGGGATCATGGACGGGATGACGGCGCTGGCGGACGTGACCGACGCGCAGTGGGAGCGTGTCCTGCGGGTCAACCTGACCGCGCCCTTCCTGCTCACCCGCGCCGTGCTGCCGCACATGCTGGCGGCCGGCAGGGGCGCCATCGTCAACACCGCCTCCGAGGCCGGCCTGCGGGGCAGCGCGGCGGGCGCCGCCTACACGGCCTCGAAGCACGGCGTGGTCGGGCTGACCAGGAACCTCGCGGTGATGTACCGCAAGCAGGGCATCCGCGCGAACGCCATCGCCCCGGGAGGCACCGCCACCGGCATCGTCGTCGACGCCGACCCGGCCGGGCACGGTCCCGCGGCGCTCGGCCCCCACTTCGTCAACCTCGGCCGCCTGGCCCAGCCCGAGGAGCAGGCCGCCGCGATCCTGTTCCTCGCCTCGGACGCGGCGAGCAACATCAACGGAGCGATCCTGCCGGTGGACGACGGCTGGGCGGCGGTCTGA
- a CDS encoding HEAT repeat domain-containing protein, whose amino-acid sequence MAMAREHTNTVRALEGLEHGDPAVRLRAALAVGTAADPRSVGTLVGRCAVEPDFHVRDMLTWALTRHASSTTVPKLLEELRSERAQARSQALHTLSKIGDRRAWPAITRALLTDPDDEVARSAWRAAVVLVPEEEKPRLAGVLATQLGRGERETWLSLSRALTALGEVITQVLETAMTASDPRVREHAIATERLLRDPDAGSGFAIEEAKRIVALGPAGQEG is encoded by the coding sequence ATGGCCATGGCGAGGGAGCACACGAACACGGTGCGGGCGCTGGAGGGGCTGGAGCACGGCGACCCGGCGGTACGGCTGAGAGCGGCGCTGGCGGTCGGCACGGCCGCGGACCCGCGGTCCGTCGGCACGCTCGTCGGACGATGCGCGGTCGAGCCCGACTTCCACGTGCGCGACATGCTCACCTGGGCACTCACCCGCCACGCGTCGTCGACGACGGTCCCGAAGCTCCTCGAGGAACTCCGCTCGGAGCGCGCGCAGGCACGAAGCCAGGCCCTGCACACGCTGTCCAAGATCGGGGACCGGCGAGCGTGGCCGGCGATCACACGGGCGCTTCTGACCGACCCCGACGACGAGGTGGCGCGGAGCGCCTGGCGGGCGGCGGTCGTACTCGTGCCCGAGGAGGAGAAACCGCGACTGGCCGGAGTGCTGGCGACACAGCTCGGGCGCGGCGAACGCGAGACGTGGCTGAGCCTCAGCCGGGCGCTGACCGCGCTCGGCGAGGTGATCACGCAGGTCCTGGAGACCGCGATGACGGCTTCCGACCCCCGCGTGCGCGAACACGCGATCGCCACGGAGCGGCTGTTGCGCGACCCGGATGCCGGATCCGGGTTCGCGATCGAGGAGGCGAAGCGCATCGTCGCCCTCGGGCCGGCCGGCCAGGAGGGTTGA
- a CDS encoding MerR family transcriptional regulator produces the protein MLIGEVARRSGVSARMLRHYDSLGLVRPTGRTEAGYREYSGEDIRRIFHIESLRSLGLSLREVGRALDDPGFTPSELVGDLVRRTRERIARETELLTRLRRIGAAEPADWKDVLQTVALLQALNSESTGKRQRAALSSAAEVPVPVEALVEAVLSETDPNVAGALRWALARSGDGGLALLAEGLGSPLAEVRERAVRSIAELPHDEATAVLRDALANSDVAVRRSAALALGARHVADAVPTLIDMIVEEVNDVDAADALSTLAGDPGSADRIATGLVDRLADGTLAAPARRRLTQALADVPGDTASRALADLSHDDDRVVALTAAYVLELRGTR, from the coding sequence GTGTTGATCGGTGAGGTGGCACGGCGGTCCGGGGTCAGCGCCCGCATGCTCAGGCACTACGACTCGCTCGGCCTGGTGCGCCCGACGGGCCGTACCGAGGCCGGCTACCGGGAGTACTCCGGGGAGGACATCCGGCGGATCTTCCACATCGAGAGCCTGCGGTCGCTGGGGCTGTCGCTGCGTGAGGTCGGGCGCGCGCTGGACGATCCCGGCTTCACGCCCTCGGAGCTGGTCGGTGACCTCGTCCGCCGGACGCGGGAACGCATCGCGCGTGAGACGGAGCTGCTCACGCGGCTCCGCCGGATCGGTGCGGCGGAACCCGCCGACTGGAAGGACGTCCTCCAGACCGTCGCTCTCCTCCAGGCCCTGAACTCGGAGAGCACCGGGAAGCGCCAGCGCGCGGCCCTGTCCTCGGCCGCGGAAGTACCGGTGCCGGTGGAGGCCCTGGTCGAGGCGGTGTTGAGCGAGACGGACCCGAACGTCGCCGGGGCCCTTCGCTGGGCCCTGGCGCGCTCGGGCGACGGCGGACTGGCACTGCTGGCGGAGGGCCTCGGCTCGCCCCTGGCCGAGGTGCGGGAACGTGCCGTCCGGTCCATCGCCGAGCTCCCCCACGACGAGGCGACCGCGGTGCTGCGGGACGCCCTCGCGAACTCCGACGTCGCGGTCCGCAGGAGCGCGGCCCTGGCGCTCGGGGCACGCCACGTGGCCGACGCGGTCCCGACGCTCATCGACATGATCGTCGAGGAGGTGAACGACGTCGACGCGGCCGACGCGCTGAGCACGCTGGCGGGTGATCCCGGGTCGGCGGACCGGATCGCCACCGGGCTCGTCGACCGCCTGGCCGACGGCACCCTCGCCGCGCCCGCCCGCCGACGGCTGACACAGGCGCTCGCCGACGTTCCGGGGGACACGGCGTCCCGCGCCCTGGCGGACCTGTCCCACGACGACGACCGTGTCGTCGCGCTCACCGCGGCCTACGTCCTCGAGCTGCGCGGCACACGGTGA
- a CDS encoding HEXXH motif-containing putative peptide modification protein — protein MNATAAQRPQPLAVLDEEFFDARWRREPVVLRGAAGMFLAPAPGREEVRALATATTGVRTDGRSIWFLEALREGLPGVAALCAAAREKFDWDDVWCDVFLTEGSSSIGSHIDNSDNFTIQLEGEKRWRLASPATLDPEQRRLRMLGEPGVGDAPMPQDGPSRDTLEFTLGPGDVLYIPLLWRHWGVSAGDSLSASLVVNARTVWQALHRTLSAELRHEEPWHRPLPVGPGTAELRKARLTEAVTALGSSGALERTRRKAEREVAMRAARGPVDRLDIDMTTVKRFIASAPEPPVDGFVLPGGPPDSAAPLNALLARKNLRDLLKLMLRRFTLAAGETERELYQACARALTASSGTAPEALLAGPDITSWIAVAKQGPSDLPVARQEDPLAHRLAFFLLPELAAVAGAVPVPEIRVLADRDGGLAVPRLGRAVTARSATGTWSLSVAADGAVIARDGGGTTVALSEDGPGTGALGRVLDGPWIVPAPSHWLDEHLPPTEVLPSVEPADVARFHDEFTEAAELLRAVWPEAWEETRSCVERLLPMPWAGLRPHNYSIHAFRGQIVSSPRPALMAAQTLVHETGHNRMSTLIDLMPLCSNPEDRAVSPVVNADRPLTAVFHGCYSFAREIHLTSLLIDKGVPEVPTTDIRGYLAHRTEIVRAAWALLHERARLEPVGAAILAEVERILDRLA, from the coding sequence ATGAACGCAACCGCGGCGCAGCGGCCGCAACCGCTGGCAGTGCTCGACGAGGAGTTCTTCGACGCCCGGTGGCGCCGTGAACCCGTCGTCCTCCGCGGCGCGGCGGGGATGTTCCTCGCCCCGGCGCCCGGCCGCGAGGAGGTCAGGGCGCTGGCCACCGCCACCACCGGGGTGCGGACGGACGGCCGGTCCATCTGGTTCCTCGAAGCGCTGCGCGAGGGACTGCCGGGTGTGGCCGCACTGTGCGCGGCGGCCCGGGAGAAGTTCGACTGGGACGACGTGTGGTGCGACGTGTTCCTCACCGAGGGCAGCTCCTCGATCGGCTCGCACATCGACAACAGCGACAACTTCACCATCCAGCTGGAGGGCGAGAAGCGGTGGCGGCTGGCCTCGCCCGCCACCCTGGACCCGGAGCAGCGGCGGCTGCGCATGCTCGGTGAACCCGGCGTGGGCGACGCCCCGATGCCGCAGGACGGTCCGTCGCGGGACACGCTGGAGTTCACCCTCGGTCCCGGTGACGTCCTCTACATCCCGCTGCTGTGGCGGCACTGGGGCGTCTCGGCGGGCGACAGCCTCAGCGCCAGCCTGGTGGTGAACGCCAGGACGGTCTGGCAGGCGCTGCACCGCACGCTGAGCGCCGAACTGCGGCACGAGGAGCCGTGGCACCGGCCGCTGCCGGTCGGGCCCGGAACCGCCGAGCTGAGGAAGGCACGGCTGACCGAGGCCGTCACGGCGCTCGGCAGCAGCGGCGCACTCGAGCGGACCAGGAGAAAGGCGGAGAGGGAAGTGGCGATGCGCGCGGCACGGGGACCGGTCGACAGGCTCGACATCGACATGACGACGGTGAAGCGGTTCATCGCCTCGGCGCCCGAACCCCCGGTGGACGGGTTCGTCCTGCCCGGCGGCCCGCCGGACAGCGCCGCGCCGCTCAACGCGCTGCTCGCCCGGAAGAACCTGAGGGACCTGCTGAAGCTGATGCTGCGGCGCTTCACCCTGGCCGCCGGCGAGACGGAGCGCGAGCTGTACCAGGCCTGCGCGCGGGCGCTCACCGCTTCCTCCGGGACCGCTCCGGAGGCGTTGCTGGCCGGCCCCGACATCACCTCGTGGATCGCGGTGGCCAAGCAGGGCCCGAGCGACCTGCCCGTCGCCCGGCAGGAGGACCCGCTCGCCCACCGGCTCGCGTTCTTCCTGCTGCCCGAACTGGCGGCGGTCGCCGGCGCGGTGCCGGTCCCCGAGATCCGGGTCCTCGCGGACCGCGACGGGGGACTGGCCGTCCCCCGGCTGGGCCGTGCGGTCACCGCGCGCTCGGCGACCGGCACCTGGTCGCTGAGCGTCGCGGCGGACGGTGCCGTCATCGCCCGGGACGGCGGCGGCACCACCGTCGCCCTGTCCGAGGACGGGCCCGGCACGGGGGCGTTGGGACGCGTCCTCGACGGCCCCTGGATCGTGCCCGCCCCCTCCCACTGGCTGGACGAGCACCTGCCGCCGACCGAGGTGCTGCCCTCCGTCGAGCCGGCGGACGTGGCCCGCTTCCACGACGAGTTCACCGAGGCCGCGGAACTGCTGCGCGCGGTGTGGCCGGAGGCCTGGGAGGAGACGCGGTCGTGCGTCGAGCGCCTGCTGCCCATGCCGTGGGCCGGGCTGCGGCCGCACAACTACAGCATCCACGCCTTCCGCGGCCAGATCGTCAGCAGTCCCCGTCCGGCGCTGATGGCGGCGCAGACGCTGGTCCACGAGACGGGCCACAACCGGATGAGCACGCTGATCGACCTGATGCCCCTGTGCTCCAATCCCGAGGACCGGGCCGTCAGCCCCGTGGTGAACGCCGACCGGCCGCTGACCGCCGTCTTCCACGGCTGCTACTCCTTCGCCCGGGAGATCCACCTCACCTCACTGCTGATCGACAAGGGCGTCCCCGAGGTGCCCACCACCGACATCCGCGGGTACCTCGCGCACCGCACCGAGATCGTCCGGGCCGCGTGGGCCCTGCTGCACGAGCGAGCGCGGCTGGAACCGGTCGGCGCGGCGATCCTCGCGGAAGTGGAGCGGATCCTGGACCGACTGGCCTGA